From the genome of Streptacidiphilus sp. PB12-B1b:
GGGCTGCCGGGCTGTGCGGGCGTCAGGCGTGCTTCAGGCGCCCTTCAGGCGTACTGGACCCGCAGCTCCTTGATGCCGTTCAGCCAGGCGGAGCGCAGTCGGCGCGGCTCGCCGAGCAGCCGGATGCCGGGGACGGCGTCGGCGATGGCGTTGAAGACCAGGTCGAGCTCCAGCCGGGCCAGGTTGGCGCCCAGGCAGAAGTGCGGTCCGCCGCCGCCGAAGCCCAGGTGCGGATTGGGGTCGCGGAGGATGTCGAACTCCTCGGGCCGGTCGAACACCTCGGGGTCGTTGTTGGCGGAGCTGTAGAAGATGCCGACCCGCTGGCCCTTGGAGATCGCCGCGCCGCCCAGTTCGACGTCCCGGGTGGCCGTGCGCTGGAAGGACATCACCGGGGTGGCCCAGCGGACGATCTCGTCGGCCGCGGTCTGCGGGCGGCGCTCCTTGTAGGTCTCCCACTGCTCGGGGTGGGTGAGCAGGGCGTGGATGCCGTGGCTGGTGGCGTTGCGGGTGGTCTCGTTCCCGGCGACGGCCAGCAGCAGGACGAAGAAGCCGAACTCGTCGGAGCTGAGGTTGCCCTGGCCCTCGGCGTTGACCAGCTGGGTGACGATGTCGTGGGCCGGACAGCTCTTGCGCTGCTCGGCGATGCCCATGGAGTACATCATCAGTTCGATCGCGGCCTCGGTTCCGGCCTGTGGTGTGATCGACAGCTCGGGGTCGTCGTAGGAGATCATCATGTTGGTCCAGGCGAAGATCCGGGCGCGGTCCTGCTGCGGTACGCCGATGAGTTCGGCGATGGCCTGCAACGGCAGTTCGCAGGCGATGTCGCGGACGAAGTCGCCGCTGCCCTCGGCGCGCGCGGCGGCGACGATCTGCCGGGCGCGGTCGCGCAGCGCGCCCTGCAGGGCGTTGACGGCGCGCGGGGTGAAGCCGCGCTGGACGATCTGCCGCAGCCGGGTGTGCTCGGGCGGGTCCATGTTGAGCATGATCAGCCGCTGGCCGTCGATGCCGGAGCGGTCCATGTCGGGGTGGAAGCGGATGATCGCGGTGTTGAGCGTGGAGGAGAAGGTCTCCGGGTGGACGGACACCTCCTTGACGTCGGCGTGCCGGGTCACCGCCCAGTAGCCGCCGTCGTCGAAACCGGTCGTCCCCGGCTGCTGCGGTATCCAGCGCACGGGTTCGGTCCGGCGCAGCAGGGCGAACTCGGGCAGCGGCACCCGGGCCTGGTTGATGTCCGGATCGGTGAAGTCGAAGCCTTCGGGCAGCGCGGGGCAGGTCATCGGTGGCCTCCGGTCAACTGACGCTATGTCAGATGTCCTGCTCGACAGTAATAACGCGTTCTAGTCGGTGCAAGAGCCTTGCGCGGGCCCGCGTGCGGAGAATAGAAAGGTGTGCAGAAGTAGAACGTGTATCAGTTCTCTTGAGTTCAATGGGCGCCCGGAGGACGAGTCATGGCCGCTGAACCCGTCATCGTCGAAGCAGTGCGCAGCCCCATCGGCAAGCGTGGAGGGGCCCTTGCCAACCTCCATCCCGCCTACCTGCTGGGGGAGACCTTCCGCGAGCTGCTCGCCCGTACCGGGGTCCAGCCCGACGTCGTCGAGCAGATCGTCAGCGGGACGGTCACCCACGCGGGCGAGCAGTCCATGAACCCGGCGCGCAACGCCTGGCTCGCCATGGGCCTGCCCTACGAGGTGGCCGCGACCACCGTCGACTGCCAGTGCGGCTCCTCGCAGCAGGCCAACCACATGGTCGCCAACATGGTGCAGGCGGGCGTCATCGACG
Proteins encoded in this window:
- a CDS encoding cytochrome P450: MTCPALPEGFDFTDPDINQARVPLPEFALLRRTEPVRWIPQQPGTTGFDDGGYWAVTRHADVKEVSVHPETFSSTLNTAIIRFHPDMDRSGIDGQRLIMLNMDPPEHTRLRQIVQRGFTPRAVNALQGALRDRARQIVAAARAEGSGDFVRDIACELPLQAIAELIGVPQQDRARIFAWTNMMISYDDPELSITPQAGTEAAIELMMYSMGIAEQRKSCPAHDIVTQLVNAEGQGNLSSDEFGFFVLLLAVAGNETTRNATSHGIHALLTHPEQWETYKERRPQTAADEIVRWATPVMSFQRTATRDVELGGAAISKGQRVGIFYSSANNDPEVFDRPEEFDILRDPNPHLGFGGGGPHFCLGANLARLELDLVFNAIADAVPGIRLLGEPRRLRSAWLNGIKELRVQYA